In one window of Zingiber officinale cultivar Zhangliang chromosome 11A, Zo_v1.1, whole genome shotgun sequence DNA:
- the LOC122031321 gene encoding uncharacterized protein LOC122031321, translating into MHLEHIFYSRLRAGMRAPDVAYLTSKDQVFLLRVAGAELVGDLDAAAAAVSRLAPRCRDLLLHAFDGLGLGSTAKRAERRVRKMEWHVAATSRLYAEMEVLNELEATEKRAQQQEQQEWRRHSDPIQVQKPPSTPDPVRFQLRSQEDRVRRLKEESLWSKTFDKAVELMVRTVVAVFSRICAVFGVYVLGLPDGDLTNFLGKHSSGLLERRVVPQHVPFLRNSATIMRTPMEIGAQETPFDRLRKFLKESPTTVGGSGLTLRYANVILAAEKLFQERNRVEAAAVEEEPVAAAREELYEMLPSGMRAAVRAKLRECWRREGVRLSELDESLAEGWREPVAAILAWLVPMARDTVRWQEERNMDREQRFCTRPRALLLQTLHYADVNKAEAAVVEVLVGLSCMSWYDDRRQCKSELEL; encoded by the coding sequence atgcatttagaacatattttctaCAGCCGCCTCCGCGCCGGCATGCGCGCCCCTGACGTCGCCTACTTGACCTCGAAGGATCAGGTTTTTCTCCTCCGCGTCGCCGGCGCCGAGCTGGTGGGCGACCTCGACGCGGCCGCGGCCGCTGTCTCCCGCCTCGCCCCCAGGTGCCGCGACCTGCTACTCCACGCCTTCGACGGCCTCGGCCTCGGCTCCACCGCCAAGCGCGCGGAGAGGCGGGTGAGGAAGATGGAGTGGCACGTGGCGGCGACGTCAAGGCTGTACGCGGAGATGGAGGTGCTTAATGAGCTTGAGGCGACGGAGAAGCGCGCCCAGCAGCAAGAGCAGCAGGAGTGGCGCCGGCACAGCGATCCGATACAGGTCCAGAAACCGCCGTCGACGCCCGACCCGGTTCGCTTCCAGCTCCGGTCGCAGGAAGACAGGGTTCGCCGGCTAAAGGAGGAATCTTTGTGGAGCAAGACCTTCGACAAGGCTGTGGAGCTCATGGTCCGAACCGTCGTCGCTGTCTTCTCCAGAATCTGTGCTGTCTTCGGCGTCTACGTCCTCGGTCTGCCGGACGGTGATCTGACCAATTTCCTCGGGAAGCACTCGTCAGGGCTGCTGGAGCGACGGGTGGTGCCGCAACACGTGCCTTTCCTTCGTAACTCTGCAACGATCATGAGAACGCCGATGGAGATCGGCGCGCAAGAAACGCCCTTCGATCGTTTGAGGAAATTCCTCAAAGAGTCCCCGACCACCGTCGGCGGGTCGGGCCTGACGTTGCGGTACGCCAACGTTATCCTGGCTGCCGAGAAGTTGTTTCAAGAACGAAACAGAGTGGAGGCAGCGGCTGTGGAGGAGGAGCCGGTGGCGGCGGCGAGAGAGGAATTGTACGAGATGCTGCCGTCAGGGATGCGCGCGGCTGTGAGGGCGAAGCTGAGGGAGTGCTGGAGGAGGGAGGGGGTTCGGCTATCAGAGTTGGACGAATCTCTGGCGGAGGGCTGGAGGGAGCCGGTGGCTGCGATCCTGGCGTGGCTGGTGCCGATGGCGCGCGACACGGTGCGGTGGCAGGAGGAGCGCAACATGGACCGGGAGCAGAGGTTCTGCACGCGGCCACGGGCACTGCTACTGCAGACGCTACACTACGCTGACGTCAACAAGGCGGAGGCAGCCGTCGTGGAGGTGCTCGTCGGGTTGAGTTGTATGTCGTGGTACGACGATCGGCGGCAGTGTAAATCGGAGCTTGAATTATGA